Proteins from a genomic interval of Zingiber officinale cultivar Zhangliang chromosome 1B, Zo_v1.1, whole genome shotgun sequence:
- the LOC121967118 gene encoding ubiquitin-activating enzyme E1 2-like: protein MISRKRVVEAEIDQDQAAAVADEALHKRTREDLLISSAVAEETSVMEVDNSQVNGMQIDADGSKPDDIDEDLHSRQLAVYGRETMRRLFASNVLVSGLQGLGAEIAKNLVLAGVRSITLHDEGNVEMWDLSSNFFFSEEDIGKNKALACVLKLQELNNAVVVTTLTGNLSKEKLSSFQAVVFTDVSIEKALDYNDYCHNHQPPISFIKCEVRGLFGGVFCDFGPEFTVSDVDGEEPHTGIIASISNDNPAMVTCVEDERLEFQDGDLIVFSEVEGMTELNDGKPRKIKSARPYSFTLEEDTTNFGAYKKGGIVTQLKEPKILKFKPLKDALRDPGEFLLSDFSKFDRPPLLHLAFQALDRFRHEMGRFPLAGSEEDAQQMIAFAINMNESMGDQKLEEFDRKILRYFSYGSRATLNPMAAIFGGIVGQEVVKACSGKFHPLFQFFYFDSLESLPVEPLEPSYFKPLNHRYDAQISVFGSKLQKKLEDAKIFIVGSGALGCEFLKNLALMGVCCSPEGKLTITDDDVIEKSNLSRQFLFRDWNIGQAKSTVAAIATSLINPKLHIEALQNRASPETENVFDDAFWESLDTVINALDNVTARMYIDGRCLYFQKPLLESGTLGAKCNTQMVIPHLTENYGASRDPPEKQAPMCTVHSFPHNIDHCLTWARSEFDGLLEKTPNEVNTFLSNPDVYASSMRNAGDAQARDLLERVLECLDKDRCESFQDCVSWARLRFEDYFSNRMKQLTFTFPEDAVTSSGAPFWSAPKRFPRPLLFSASDPSHIQFIMAASILRAETFRIPVPDWAIYPKKIADAVNKVIVLEFQPKTDVNIVTDAKATSLSTASIDDSAVINDLITKLEECSKKLPTEFRMNPIQFEKDDDTNYHMDFIAGLANMRARNYSIPEVDKLKAKFIAGRIIPAIATSTAMATGFVCLELYKVLSGGHTVEDYRNTFANLALPLFSIAEPVLPKTIKYRDMSWTVWDRWIIKGDFTLRQLLQWLRDKGLSAYSISSGTSLLYNSMFPRHKDRMDRKVVDLVKEVAKVEIPAYRRHVDVVVACEDEENGEDVDIPLVSIYFC from the exons ATGATTTCTCGGAAAAGAGTTGTGGAAGCTGAGATCGACCAGGACCAGGCGGCTGCTGTGGCTGACGAGGCTTTGCATAAGAGGACGAGAGAGGACTTGCTGATCTcttcggctgtggctgaggagaCATCGGTGATGGAGGTGGATAACAGCCAAGTCAATGGGATGCAGATTGATGCGGATGGGAGCAAGCCAGATGACATCGACGAGGACCTCCACAGCAGGCAGCTGGCCGTGTATGGACGGGAGACGATGCGTCGACTTTTTGCCTCCAACGTTCTTGTTTCTGGCCTTCAGGGTCTCGGTGCTGAGATTG CGAAGAATCTTGTTCTTGCTGGTGTAAGATCTATCACTTTGCATGACGAAGGGAATGTGGAAATGTGGGACTTATCTAGCAATTTCTTTTTCTCTGAGGAAGATATAGGTAAGAACAAGGCACTTGCATGCGTTCTGAAGCTGCAAGAACTGAACAATGCTGTTGTAGTCACTACTTTGACTGGAAATTTATCTAAGGAGAAACTCTCTAGTTTCCAG GCTGTTGTTTTCACTGATGTAAGCATAGAAAAAGCACTTGACTATAATGACTATTGTCACAATCACCAACCGCCAATTAGCTTCATTAAGTGTGAAGTGCGAGGTCTTTTTGGTGGTGTTTTCTGTGATTTTGGTCCAGAGTTCACTGTTTCTGATGTTGATGGCGAGGAGCCACATACTGGTATCATTGCATCCATTAGTAATGATAATCCTGCTATGGTAACATGCGTGGAAGATGAGCGGCTTGAGTTCCAGGATGGAGATCTTATTGTCTTCTCTGAAGTTGAAGGGATGACTGAACTAAATGATGGAAAGCCCAGAAAGATCAAAAGTGCAAGGCCATATTCATTCACTCTTGAGGAAGACACAACCAACTTTGGTGCATACAAGAAAGGTGGAATAGTTACACAGCTGAAGGAACCCAAAATCCTTAAATTCAAGCCTCTAAAAGATGCTCTAAGGGATCCAGGGGAATTTCTCTTGAGTGACTTCTCCAAATTTGATCGTCCTCCTCTTTTACATTTGGCTTTTCAAGCATTGGATAGATTTAGGCATGAGATGGGGCGATTTCCTCTTGCTGGATCAGAGGAGGATGCTCAGCAGATGATAGCTTTTGCTATCAACATGAACGAAAGCATGGGTGATCAGAAGCTTGAAGAATTTGATAGGAAAATTCTGCGGTACTTTTCTTATGGTTCCCGGGCAACTTTGAATCCAATGGCTGCAATTTTTGGTGGTATCGTTGGACAAGAGGTTGTGAAGGCTTGTTCTGGAAAATTCCATCCACTTTTTCAG TTTTTTTACTTCGATTCACTTGAATCCCTCCCTGTAGAGCCGTTGGAACCTAGTTATTTTAAGCCACTGAATCACAGGTATGATGCTCAGATCTCTGTGTTTGGGTCCAAGCTTCAAAAGAAACTGGAAGATGCCAAAATATTTATTGTTGGGTCTGGTGCCTTGGGGTGTGAATTCTTAAAGAATCTAGCATTAATGGGTGTTTGTTGCAGTCCGGAGGGAAAACTCACTATAACTGATGATGATGTAATTGAGAAAAGTAATCTCAGTCGTCAGTTTCTCTTCCGCGATTGGAATATTGGGCAAGCCAAATCCACTGTAGCAGCCATAGCTACCTCATTAATCAATCCCAAACTTCATATTGAGGCTCTCCAAAACCGTGCAAGCCCTGAGACTGAAAATGTGTTTGATGATGCATTTTGGGAAAGCTTAGACACTGTTATTAATGCACTCGACAATGTAACAGCAAGAATGTATATTGATGGTCGGTGTCTATATTTCCAAAAGCCTCTTCTAGAATCTGGAACTTTAGGTGCCAAATGCAATACACAGATGGTCATTCCTCACTTGACCGAGAACTATGGAGCCTCTAGAGATCCACCTGAGAAGCAGGCACCCATGTGCACTGTTCATTCATTCCCCCATAACATTGATCACTGTCTAACATGGGCTAGATCTGAATTTGATGGTCTTCTTGAGAAAACACCAAATGAAGTGAATACATTCCTATCTAATCCAGATGTGTATGCTTCTTCTATGAGAAATGCTGGAGATGCACAGGCTAGGGATCTTCTTGAACGTGTTCTTGAGTGCCTTGACAAGGATAGATGTGAGTCATTCCAAGATTGTGTTAGTTGGGCACGTCTAAG GTTTGAGGATTACTTCTCCAATCGTATGAAGCAGTTAACATTTACTTTCCCTGAGGATGCAGTTACAAGCAGTGGTGCACCTTTCTGGTCTGCTCCTAAACGATTTCCACGACCATTGTTGTTCTCTGCTAGTGATCCCAGTCATATTCAATTTATTATGGCTGCTTCTATTCTTAGAGCTGAAACATTTAGAATTCCTGTTCCTGATTGGGCCATATACCCAAAGAAGATAGCTGATGCTGTTAATAAAGTTATAGTCCTTGAATTTCAGCCTAAGACAGATGTTAACATTGTAACTGATGCAAAAGCTACTAGCCTTTCGACTGCTTCCATCGATGATTCTGCAGTCATCAATGACCTTATTACAAAGCTTGAAGAATGTTCCAAGAAACTTCCCACAGAATTTCGTATGAACCCAATTCAGTTTGAAAAG GATGATGACACCAACTACCATATGGATTTTATTGCTGGGCTAGCTAACATGCGTGCAAGAAACTATAGCATCCCGGAAGTTGATAAACTGAAGGCCAAGTTCATAGCTGGGAGGATCATCCCAGCGATTGCTACCTCAACAGCTATGGCGACTGGTTTTGTGTGCCTCGAACTTTACAAAGTACTTTCTGGAGGGCATACGGTGGAGGACTACAGAAACACATTTGCTAACCTTGCTCTACCTTTGTTCTCCATTGCTGAGCCCGTTCTGCCTAAGACAATCAAGTACAGAGATATGAGCTGGACAGTGTGGGATCGCTGGATCATTAAGGGTGATTTTACACTTCGGCAACTGCTGCAATGGCTCAGGGACAAAGGGCTGAGTGCTTACAGTATTTCCAGTGGAACTTCTTTACTCTATAATAGTATGTTTCCTAGGCACAAGGATCGGATGGATCGGAAGGTGGTTGATCTAGTTAAAGAGGTCGCTAAGGTTGAAATACCTGCTTACAGGCGCCATGTAGACGTTGTGGTGGCTTGTGAAGATGAGGAGAATGGGGAAGATGTTGACATCCCATTGGTGTCAATTTACTTTTGCTAG